In Pseudarthrobacter defluvii, the DNA window TCGCGGATCTGGGGCGGTACGGAATTGGTGGTCGTTGTCGAGTGGTCGGTAATCAGTCCCATTCCGGCGTACTCGCGGACGGCGGCGATGCCGGCCACGGCGTCGGTCTTAGTGTCGAAGGGCTTGGAGACGGCCATGATGGTCCCGTCCGGGGCTGTGAGTCGGAACCTGAAGGCTGATTCTGCATCGATAAACAGTTCGAACATTCCTGCCATTGCGATCCTTTCGGTTTGCGGGATCCCGAGGGCTGCGTCCTTGCTGCCAGTAGGCACAAGGCATCTTTGCCTGCGCTTTTCGAGGTGTATCCCGCTCCAAATTTTCATCAATTCAGCCTGCGTTCCCCGAGTCTTTCGCAGGGACGCCTGTCGGCGCAAGGTTTCGCCTGTTATCCAGCCGAAGTGATCCTCCTCTCGGGAGCAGTCCATAGGCACCAACTTCTACCGGACCGAATGCGACGCTGATAGCCGACGTACTGTACGGCTGGAATTCCACAGCATGGGCGATGCCTCGTGTCCGAGGCACGAATGCGGAGACTGAAAGAATGGCCTGCATGAACGCTGCTGCCGTGATAAGTGCGAAACCAGAGTTGATGCTGGAGGTCCGCGTGGAGCTGGTCGACATCGACCCACAAATCTGGCGCCAGCTTGAGGTCTGGGGCTCCTTTACTCTCGATCGGCTCCACAAGATCCTGCAAATTGCCTTTGGCTGGGAGGACCTCCACCTGCACAGGTTTACAGCGGATGACCCCTTCGCGCCGCTGCGGCCGGTGGATGGGAACATTCCAGAGACGCCGCAATGGCTTCCCCGGCAAGAGTGCGACGAACCGGACGACAGGCCAGAGGAAGATCTAACCCTTGCTCAACTGCTGGCGCTGGGCGATGGCGCGGCCTTTTATGAATACGATTTCGGCGACAGCTGGCTGCACAGGCTTGAGCTGGTTTCGCAACACTCGACGAGCGAAGACACGCCGCCGGCCCGAGTTCTCGACGGTGCCCGCCGCGGCCCGCTGGAAGACTCCGGAGGATTCCCAGGGTACGAAGAGATCCTAGAGGCCCTGGCCGACCCGAACCATCCAGACCACGCAGAGCACGCAGAATGGGTCGCAGACACCACCGGCTCAACAGAACCTTATGACCCCGCCTTCCTGGATATCCCGGCTTTGAACCAAGCGCTGGCCACCCAGGTTCAAGCCTCCTAAACACAGCTAACCGCGATTCGGTCAAGGCGTTCAGCACGCATCGATGCTTCAGCCGGCCCTCAGCAGGGAGGGCTGGTTGCACGCCGGTAGCATCGGGGCATGAGCCATGAAGATAACTACGTCGAGCGCGCCCTGAGGGTAGGGGAGGGGCTGACAGGTCTGAGCTTG includes these proteins:
- a CDS encoding plasmid pRiA4b ORF-3 family protein, with the translated sequence MNAAAVISAKPELMLEVRVELVDIDPQIWRQLEVWGSFTLDRLHKILQIAFGWEDLHLHRFTADDPFAPLRPVDGNIPETPQWLPRQECDEPDDRPEEDLTLAQLLALGDGAAFYEYDFGDSWLHRLELVSQHSTSEDTPPARVLDGARRGPLEDSGGFPGYEEILEALADPNHPDHAEHAEWVADTTGSTEPYDPAFLDIPALNQALATQVQAS
- a CDS encoding YegP family protein; this encodes MAGMFELFIDAESAFRFRLTAPDGTIMAVSKPFDTKTDAVAGIAAVREYAGMGLITDHSTTTTNSVPPQIRDDPAATTDSLRAPKIDFHARARAVRRAVSGPRWAGAIHNLS